Proteins found in one Oncorhynchus gorbuscha isolate QuinsamMale2020 ecotype Even-year linkage group LG15, OgorEven_v1.0, whole genome shotgun sequence genomic segment:
- the pnp4b gene encoding purine nucleoside phosphorylase 4b — MHTKGSTECCCSFEDYNQTTEWLLSRTRHRPKIAVVCGSGLGLLADGVTNKEIFPYADIPNFPVSTVPGHEGCLVFGILKGKSCVFMQGRFHLYEGYSLCKVTFPVRIFKLLGVETLIVTNASGGLCPDFKVGDIMLIKDHINLPGFAGQHPLCGPNDERFGIRFPCMSDAYSKDLRKLALDISHELDYTNFVREGVYCMVSGPNFETIAEARMLQVLGCDSVGMSTVPEVTVAKHCGLRVFGLSLITNKVSLDYSREEKVNHEEVLEISKMRAEHVQMMLNTLIARSDQLDEGINVN, encoded by the exons ATGCATACCAAAGGAAGTACAGAATG CTGTTGCTCTTTTGAAGACTACAATCAGACGACAGAATGGCTTCTGAGCCGGACGAGACACAGGCCTAAGATCGCAGTGGTGTGTGGCTCCGGCCTGGGCCTGCTCGCCGATGGTGTTACCAACAAAGAGATCTTCCCTTACGCAGATATCCCCAACTTCCCGGTCAGCACAG TCCCGGGTCACGAGGGGTGTCTAGTGTTTGGTATTCTGAAAGGCAAATCCTGCGTCTTCATGCAAGGCAGATTCCATCTCTACGAGGGCTATTCACTCTGTAAG gTCACATTCCCGGTTCGGATCTTCAAGCTGTTGGGCGTGGAGACCCTCATTGTGACTAACGCCTCAGGGGGCCTGTGTCCGGACTTCAAAGTGGGCGACATCATGCTCATTAAGGACCACATTAACCTGCCAGGCTTCGCCGGCCAGCACCCTCTGTGCGGCCCCAATGACGAACG GTTTGGGATCCGGTTCCCCTGCATGTCAGATGCCTACAGTAAGGACCTGAGGAAGCTAGCTCTGGATATTAGTCATGAGCTGGACTATACCAACTTTGTGCGGGAAGGGGTGTACTGCATGGTGAGCGGGCCCAACTTCGAGACCATCGCTGAGGCACGCATGTTGCAGGTCTTGGGGTGCGACTCTGTGG GCATGAGTACGGTCCCAGAGGTAACAGTGGCCAAGCACTGTGGCCTGAGGGTCTTTGGTCTCTCACTCATCACCAACAAG GTCTCCCTAGACTACAGCCGTGAGGAGAAGGTGAACCATGAGGAGGTCCTGGAGATCAGCAAGATGAGGGCGGAGCATGTGCAGATGATGCTCAACACACTTATTGCCCGCTCAGACCAGCTGGACGAGGGCATCAATGTCAACTGA